A genomic region of Phocoena sinus isolate mPhoSin1 chromosome 18, mPhoSin1.pri, whole genome shotgun sequence contains the following coding sequences:
- the DCUN1D2 gene encoding DCN1-like protein 2: MCQEEERRENQPSGWEEQARKQMEKRRSEEREGSRRSSQKPGADCPQCSREARAGPGAAAALPGRVRPPWPHKLKSSQKDEVHQLMAFTQADERTAIRRSAQSEWKLDAPRTASSRARPRSTRTPREPPWTGRRWSRRITGTKVYLHFSM; the protein is encoded by the exons ATGTGCCAGGAAGAGGAGAGGCGTGAGAACCAACCTTCTGGGTGGGAAGAGCAGGCAAGAAAGCAGATGGAGAAGCGCCGGTCAGAGGAACGTGAGGGCTCGAGAAGGTCGTCCCAGAAACCAGGAGCGGACTGTCCGCAGTGCAGCCGGGAGGCTCGTGCCGGCCCCGGGGCAGCAGCTGCACTGCCCGGCCGAGTGCGCCCGCCTTGGCCG CATAAGCTTAAATCATCTCAGAAGGACGAGGTCCACCAGCTCATGGCATTCACTCAGGCTGATGAGAGAACTGCCATCCGGCGCTCAGCCCAAAGTGAGTGGAAACTGGACGCGCCACGGACAGCTTCTTCCAGAGCCCGGCCTCGTTCCACAAGGACTCCACGCGAACCTCCGTGGACAGGAAGACGCTGGAGCCGCCGTATAACTGGTACAAAG gtTTACCTCCATTTCTCAATGTGA